The Apium graveolens cultivar Ventura chromosome 10, ASM990537v1, whole genome shotgun sequence nucleotide sequence aagattcgagttggatagTATTGAAGTTTCGAAGACCTTAGTTTTGGAGTAGATTCACTTTTGGACCGCTTCCGTTAGCTGTGCTTTTGTAATAATCATCTTTGTAATTAATGattgtattttgtattagttttaatttaaatttaatagtTCGGAAGTGCGGTCTGCTACAGAAAACCACCATCTTATTTGAAAGACTTCCACTGTAATTTCTCTTCTTCACAGTCTGGAACACATCTGACAAATATTATATTATCTGATCATTTACCTTCATATCATCATGCCATGGTAGCTTCTCTCTCTACTATTTTTGAACCTAAAAATTACCAAGAAGCATCACAACACCCTCTCTAGGTAGATGCCATGAATAAAGAGATTTCATCTTTGAAATTAACCCAAACCCGGGATTTGGTTCCTTTACCAAAAGGAAAGAAACCAATTGGTAGTAAGTGGGTGAATAAGGTAAAATTACATTATGATGTTACATTAGAAAAATGCAAGGCTAGATTAGTAGCCAAAGTGTATAATCAGAAATATGGTGTGGATTATGTAGAAATTTTTTTCCCAGTTATCAAAATGAAATCTGTTAGGTGCTTAATTGCTTTAGCAGCTAGTAAAAAATGGGATTTATTTCAATTAGACGTCAACAATGCCTTCATTCATGGGGAGTTAGGTGAAGAAGTGTATATGTTAGTTACTGAAGGCATGGATAATCCTGGTAATTTGGTGTGTAAATTGAGAAAAACCATATATATTTTAAAGCAATCTTCAAGGACTTGTTTTGAGAAATTAGCTACTGAAATACTGGCCCAAAGGTTTTCACAATCTCAAAATGAAGCCAACTTGTTTCTGCATAAAACAACAACCGATATTACTCTCCTAGCTGTATATGTTGATAGCATAGTAATCACTGGAAGTGATGCCTGTCATATTAAGTATGTCAAGGAGCACATTGGCATCAAAGATCTGGGTATCTTGCAATATTTTTTAGGCATAGAAATTTCATATCTGCCTCAAGGAGTGGTTCTTAGTCAAAAGAAGTTCACAAATGAATTGATTGCTCTTTGTAAGGATGTGGATTTCTCCTGGAAAAGCTTTCACTCCACTTCCTCTGAATCTCAAACTACAGGCTTCTGAAGGAGAACCACTACTCAATTCAGATGTTTACCGGTCTCTTCTGGGCAAACTTAATATTATGACAAATAGTAGACCTGATTTGTGCTATTCAGTACAAACTCTAAGTCAGTTTAAGCAGATGCCTCATACCTCCCACTTATCAGCATTGTATCACACTTTCACACATATGGCCAAGGTATTCTCTTAAATGGTTCTTCTGCTCTTACACTATAAGCTTATTTTGATTCAGACTGGGCATCTGGCCAGGACACCCGTAAGTCTGTTACATGTTATATTTTGATGCTTGGTACTTCACCGGTTCCTTGGAAATCCAAGAAACAATCCACTGTATCCAGGTCCAGTTCAGAGGCTGAATTCGTGACATGGCTAATGTTGCTTCTGAAGTTACCTGGATGGTCAAATTATTGCAGGAAATTGTATTACATATCTCACTCTTGTTACCTTACATTGTGACAACCAATATGCCCTGCATATTGCTCGAAATCCAGTCTTTCACGAGCGTACAAAGCATATTGAAGTTGACTGTCATTTTACTCGAGACGAGGTCTTAGAGTGGCTGTTACAATTGACCTGTCTTCCTACCAGAAGTCAATAGACCGGCATTTTCACCAAATATGTTCCTTCTCCTCAGTTGCAGAGTTTAGTTTCCAAGATAGGGTTGATTGATCTTCAACATCAAACACCTCCCAACTTGAATCAGACTATTAATATATCACAATCTTCCACGTGTTCGATTCCAGCTCAGCAGAACTTGCCACCTCATTCAGCTCGTTTATTAGACTTAAGTTAATTAGGGAGTAACAACTTTTCCCGCTAATTTATTTTAGTTCCAATGTTAGACTTGTAGTATATAAAATCTCAATCTTTGTAAATGTAAACAGTTAGTTAGTTCAATAAAATCTTTTTGTTTCATCTTTTACACAAAATTTACAATACGAGATATAATAATATATCAACTTGGTCAAGAATGCAGTGTATagttaagatatttgaaaattaactctatatataaatatatttggatatatttatttttatcttGTTGATCATAGAAAATACACTATATTTTTTCAATGATAAATATAACTGCATTAATTAAATATCTCatattctgatttttaaaatatacaTGTATATGTATATTGAATTCATAGTTTAAGTTGCAattttttcattatttttatATAGTTTAATGTGTAATTTGTTACTATTGAGTAATAAGTTTGAATAACAAAGATTTAAGAAATTAATTTGCTAGAGAAGATTATATTTGAGATAATGTGTGTCTTATAGAGTATTTGATTCAAGAATTGGGGTATAAATGAAAACCTTGAgtgtaatttttaaaaatgataattaATTTTTGATATCAACTATTTCAACTTAAGATGTTATTGGCTTCCGATATAAAACCTACTCGGACAATGACAACCATGGAATGTAAATTAATATTAAcatataaattacaaaattccgCATGAGATTATTGTTCGGTGCACCATCTTAAAACGAGTTTTATATTTTAGAGAAAGTCTGACTTGATCATGTCCAGTTTTTAAAAAAACACAGATTTATCCGTTTTAAAAAAGACCGAAATTTTTACGCCGAAAACAAAATCCGGCCCACCGCACCTTTATGTGCGTTTCTTAACTCGCGTTACAGGTAACAGTAATTTCTGCCAAAAAATGGATAATAGCAGTTGGACATATATTAAGTCATAACGGGCTTCCAATACTTTTGATCCAACTAATTGCAGGTGCAGTCCAGGTCATAATGGGCTTCCAATACCTACGTCCCAAAGAATGCTTGAGCTGTCCATGATACCATATGCCTAATGTTATCGTGCACCATTggttaattaaaaattaattacaCTATTTTATACTCCATGTTAtcaatattttctttttattaaaataaatctcTAAAATCTAATAATGTTGAGAGTTGAGACTTGACCCTTTTTTCAAACCCATTTCAGCGGAcctatttatttaaaaaaatattcaacTATAATAATTTGAACACATTTTAAAACCTATATAGATCATTCTACGGACTAACTTAATTCGTTTTAGTTTGAAAAAAAAAACTTAATTCGTTTTAAAAATATATATCCTACAAACAACATACCAtcttattaaattttattttcatttgattcttttgtaattaattttataattgtCAAAAACAAAGATTTAAAACCTTGGTCTTCAAAATGCTTTCACATTCGAAGTAaaataaaactttattctattaATTTCTTCTTTCAAGAATATAATATCGGTTTTTCTATCAGGTGTCCATAAGCAcacaataaatatttatatttataaattttggTCATTTTAATTCATGTATTTTTTTATACAAAAGATCCATCATAATTAAAAAGAAACAATTAATTAAAATGACTTAAATCTATAAATTTTTATGTTTATTGGGTTCGTCTGCACATAATTTGGATATAATATAATTAAGAATAAAAAAATATGAgtaaaaaaaaagaataaaaaaaataaaaatcaataacTCAAAACAACTGGATGTGCAGTAGGCTTTCTAATCGGCTTTTCCCCCAAATCTCAAGAGACGATTTTAGCGCCACATTCAGAGATTCATTCCCGCGTAATTTAATTCATGACAATCCCGCGTAATTCACTCTTTCATTTCCCCAATTTTATCCGTTTTTAAACACACTGTACATCCCCCCCTTTCAATTCACCTCACATTTACTTGCATACATATACCACATCTTGACCTAGATCTCTAGCGGCGGCGAAGATGGTTAATTCTCCCAGCATAACAGCTAGGCGAAGAACCCAAGCTCCTCTTCCAGCTAGGAAGTCGAAGGCGAAAAAGTCGGAGTACGATGAATCTGTGTGTGACAAATGTGGGTCTGGTGATAATGCGGCGGAGTTGCTTTTGTGTGATAAGTGTGATAAAGGGtttcatttgttttgtcttaGGCCTATTCTTCCTTGTGTTCCTAAGGGCTCTTGGTTTTGTCCTGATTGTGCTGTTCACATTCAGACCAAACCCAAATGTATGTGTGAtttgctctctctctctctctctctctctctctctctctctctctctctctctctctctctctctctctctctctctctctctctctctctctctctctctctctctctctctctctctctctctctctctctctctctctctctctctctctctctctctctctctctctctctctctcgctcgcTCGCTcgctctccctccctccctccctctctctctccctccctctctctctcactcccTCCCTCTCCTTCTCCCCTTCCCTTTCTCTCACTCCCCCCTCTATTTCCCCCCTTCTCTCCCTTCCAATTTTATCTTATGTATTGTTGGGTGTGCATGTATGTGTTTTGTGTGAAGTGGGTGTGATTCAAAATGTGGTCTTCTTGGGAAATGAATTTTTAAGAATGGGGTTTTGCATATTTTTTCATAAAGGTGAATGCCAGTAATGTGTTTGAAGAAATGCCTGTTATAGATACAATATTAGAAAATTTAATATCTGTGTAGATTGTAGATTTTGTCAGGGGAATGGGAGTGGTGTGGGTGCTATTTTATTTCTCATAATTGGAGTAATACAAATTTTGAACATTGAATTGGATTGATGTAAGAGATGTTAGCTTCTTATATGCTTTGATCACTTTAGGAATGTTGTTAACATATTTGCTTTGGCGGAATGCAAGTACTGTAAATTTGTATTGAGATATTGTTACCCACTATCAAGATTTAAATCTTTATGTCTATTTTGTTCATTAGTAATTTACTAGATTTAGGTAGTGAAGTTGGAAGCTCAAATATATGGCTTTATACTTCGAGTATACTATGAATTGACAACGGAATGGTCTGGAAAATGCATGGATTAGTTATTTTGTTATTTCCTTAGTCGGTGTTTCTCAGGCTTGAAACACAAGTAGACCACTGTCCAAAAAGCACCAGAAAGAAGTGCAATGGAATTGCTCACTTGTTTTTGTAATGAATGTAATTATATGCTTCTTGGCTCTCATGTAAATACTTCATTCCATGCTTTTTAATATGCTGTCTGGAATGGCATGATGTTTTACTCTGGCCGGTTCTAATAACGGGTTGTAAGAACATGTCTTTTTAATATGCTGTCTGCCAAAAAGAACGTTGGTTAAACAGATCTAAATATTCTGTTTGTTACGCAGAAATGCCAATTTCTTTATCGGATTCTATTTTCCGTAGTAGAGGCATGTGCAGAACCTAATGCGGCAGCTAATGAAGTTCTTAATGTCATTATTCACATTTGTTAGATCGAGTATATCTTTGTTACTCGTAATATAATTATGTTTGGATCTCTGCCATCTTTTAGAGTTGATTGGAATGTTAGTTATAAGCCACAAAATTTAGGGGCACTAGAGAGGGATGCTGTTAATTCCAGAACACTTGTATGACTTTATATGTTAACATACCTGACTAGCCAGAGACATGCTTTAATTTGTAAAATACTCAGTACAAAACTTAGAAAGCTTTTTTGATCTGTCTAATTTGTTCAAGTGTAATTTGATTTTCAGCCATCTCTATGACTCAAACCAAAATTGTTGACTTCTTCCGCATTCAAAGGTGTTCACAGTTAGCTGAAAAACTTACTCCAGGTAAATGGTGCTTAACTTTAGTCTTCTGGTCATATGACTTCTTTATCTTCTATATAGTAATGTTGCTTTTCCTTTTAATTCAGACTGCAAGAAGAAGAGAAAGCGCACAACTATCTTACGGACATCAAAGAAGAAGAGAAAATTGTTGCCATTCAGTCCAAGTGAGGATTCATCAATGAGATTTAAACAGATGCAATCATTGGCTGCAGCATTAACTGCAACTGGTGCAGACTATAGTAATGAGCTAACGTACATTCCTGGTATGGCACCGAGGTCAGCTAATTGTTCTGCGTTAGAGCGCGAAGGAATGCAGGTACATTTAACTGTCTAGTGATCTGTTGAAGTAGTGTTTGCTATTTGTATGCTAAATTTTTCCTAAAAGCAGCTAGAATATAATTATTGGTATGCAAGGCAGTCTTGTTCAAGATTATTCGCCTTTTTATGATATCAGTTTAACCAGAAAAACTTGTATAAGTGTAAAATCTTGATCCAATTCCAAATCTATATACACCCTAGTTGTTGATATTTTAAACAAATGCGATTGACGCTCACATATTTAAGAACGTGTAGTTTTGTGAAAGTATATAGCAAGATCTTAATTTAGAAACCGTTGTCTGATCACACTCAGCTGATGAATTTTTAATTCTTACAATAAAATAAGATAAGCAGAGTTGAATTATTTAGCTTATGACGAACTTGTACTTATAAGTAATGAATTTATATACAGAATGTTTTTTTTATTGAAGCTCGTTTGTTGGGAACACTGTATCAGGTTATGTCAAAAGAGGATACAGATACCCTTGATCTTTGTAAAAGCATGATGGAAAGAGGGGAATGGCCACCTCTTATGGTTGTTTTCGACCCCATTGAAGGGTGAGTAATTCCCTAGTTTTCATCAGCTAGCAGCATTATGTagtttcttttttttgttttttaccATAAGCCTTAGTTGTTGTATTTGTATGCAACAGATTTACTGTTGAGGCAGACAAGACAATAAGAGATTTAACGATAATCACAGAATATGTTGGAGATGTTGATTACTTGAAGAAGCGCGAGGATGATGAAGGGGATAGCATGATGACCCTTATTTGTGCCGCTGATTCTTCGAAGAGCCTTGTGATCTGTCCTGATAAACGTAGCAATATTGCACGCTTCGTTAATGGTATCAATAACCACACACGGTGAGTAGCCTTGTGATCTGTCCTGATAAACGTAGCAATATTGCACGCTTCGTTAATGGTATCAATAACCACACACGGTGAGTAGATTTTGTTTCATTTCTGATGCTAATCATGTACTAATATATAAATGACCTGAACTTAGCAATATTCCACGCTTCATTAATGGTATCAACCACATATGGTGGGGAGGTTTCGTCTCTAATGCTAATCATGTACTATAATGATAAATATTACAGGTTATTAAAACCTTGATTCATATAATTAACATAACAAGTTACTTGATGAAGACAAGAGACATAAATGACTAAATTATCAAAGCTGATGTTTTTAATGTTTGATGAAATGCAAACTGAAAACTCTTCATTCTTCATAATGCATAAGCATATTGACATGATTTTATAGTGAAAGGTTGCTATGACACACACACACAGGCAGGTATTGATAAAATAGATATTGGGATTTATGGGCAGAATTCATGAATTTGCTAGTTACCAGAATAGTTAAAAATACACTATAGTGCCTTCCTATGGTACTgatacaatttttttttttattcaGGGAAGGGAAAAAGAAGCAGAATGTGAAATGTGTCAGATTTGATGTCAATGGCGAAGCTCGGGTTCTGTTGATTGCAACCAGAGACATTCATAAAGGAGAAAGGTTGTATTATGATTACAATGGATATGAGCATGAATACCCAACTCAGCATTTTGTTTGACATCGTCTTTGCCGCTCTTATGTTCATCTTAAAACATTCTGGGTAACTTACGCAGTCACATGCCCATGCTAATTATGTAGCATTTCATAATATATAACTATACATCTGTAGAAGCAGAAAACAGTTTTTGGCTCAGAATGAAATGGAAATGAGTTATTAATGACTTTTAATATTTGCTCATGTCAAAGTGTGTTTAATTTCTTATGCTTTACTATTTTCATGCACTTTTTGCACCCCATAAGAGTGTGCTGATTTCAGAAAGTCTCATGTCTGACTAGCACCCCTACAGAATATCCCAACTAGGCCTTTTAACTGATACCTTTGGGCCTGGGTCTAACATTCAAGGTAGTATTAGTTGGGAATTCTGAAACTTGgggaaatggtgaagaaaatagAAGAGTGGACAAGAACTCAAAGAAAAAGCTTAGTTAGTTATTGGGCATAGTGGACTGGTTTAAAGCATGATCCAAGAAGAGCTGTTAAGGTTACCAGGTCTAGTGTTTTTTAACTACTAGTCGAGATCAATTGTGATGAGGgaataaatttgaaaataaaaagtTCAGTGAGTTTTACAACTCCAGGGAGCAGTTAGGATCAAGGGATAGGGAGTATCCCCCATTAGAATCAACTAAATGAATGGCCATGAGATAGTCAGTATGCCATTAGAATTAAAAACTTTAAACAAGAAAAATCCTTGTAGACTAGGTCAGGTTCCCAATGCAGTAGATTTACAAGTAGTTTGCAAGAGCAGGAAGGAAGATTGAAAGATGATGGTGTTTTCTAGTGTAAAAAGAAACTACACAACACTGAAAAAATTGTATAATAGCTTGTGAGTTGTGACCCTCGGGGGTGCAGAAGCTGTAGGGGGTCCAAAACATCACTTAAATGccttatatgatgtttatagtTATTGTTATGAATCATATAATGGACCACCCTAATTCTGCAAATATAAATCATAGTGTGGTCCAGTTAATAGAAGGTAACAATGGTCTGGATCTGCTCATAGAAAAACAAAATTTTAACCCACCAACAAGTACATTTTTTGTTTATTTACTTTGAGTCCGTTTAATTAATCAGTCCAGTACATATGTTTTTTCTTAAAAACAATTAGACTTTATTGATTTACGAATCAGTATACTCAGACAAATTTCAGAGAGTGATCATAGATGAACCTTGATCACTAGATTATCCCAAATCACGTTGAAAAACTATTTAAGAGCAAAAGTTTTTATCCAATCGGATTCAGCGAAAAATCGTGATTTATTATTACGGATAATTTAGGAATAATCAAAATTTGGATGATTCCGGTCACTTTGAGAAGAAATATTAAATGCAATCTATACAGGGTACATACACGTTTATTGACCATGAGGATACTGGTGTTTGTTTTGTTCCTATATTTGTTATAAACCGGAAGGGGGTACTATTTGCAGCATTTGCATGTTGCAAAAAAAAAAGGATCATGTACAGTTGTGTTTAATCTGCCGCTTTTAAATAGTAGGGGGCTAGtggataaattaaaattatgtaaaaCAAAAAGGCAACAAAAGAAATATAAATGACAAGAAGAAGCAATGATACAATTAAAACAAATTTGGAACCAATCAGTAAAACAAAACCAAGGGGGAGCACTCCACAAACCACTAAGCTCAAGTAAATCTGTTCTTTGGTGGAAGTGGTCTAATGGTAACAATTTCCTAATCACTTTATAACATATTTTGTTTAAAAAATATGTAAAAATGAAATGACAAAAACTATTATTTTGTTTGTGTATTATTTAGTGTTATTTAAATAATTACTAGCTCAAGTTATATATTTACTTCCCCTTTCAAAAAGTTTGGATTATCTGACTCACTGATTCTTCTTATAACAAATTAAAATACACACATTTCACTAAAACTACAGGGTCTCTTATATAAACATGCATTATTTGTAACACATTTCACCTATAATTTTTAGAAggttaatattttttttttgtttttctgatAAAATAAAAACACAAGAGTTACACATACTTTTGGGTTCACTGCAATTGCAAATAAAACAACAAAACAAGGACACTTTGAAATTTGGATAGGCCAGCTTTCTAATTTATCGGAAAAGATATCTCAACTTTGTTGATTTACCAGAACTAAAAATTCAATAGGCATTCATGTATGGTTTTAATCCTTAACACTCTAAAAATTCAATAAGTATTCATGGATGGGTGTTAATCCCTAACAACCGTGTGTTATATAAGTTATATTCAATACAGTGCTTGAGAATCCTTTGATCATTATTTCACGAACCCaaatttaagatttttttttacCTTTCCGCGAATATTTTCCTTGCGCAGAAAATATCCGCAGAAAAGATAAAAACCCTTTCGTGAAAAATATTCACGGAAAGAAAAAAACCCTTCCGCGAAAAATATCTGCGGAAGATTTAAAAAAACCCTCAAATTTGAGTTTTTGAAATATAAACCTGATGGACCTAAAATAATATGTTAGATAAAATTTAAATAGAACATGATTGTTCGGGAATATGACCCTTCGTTCAGAGTCCATGCTTGTTAGTAGAGAAATGCGTTCATTTGTGGGGAGGAAAATAAAGTAAAAAATCAATTGCGTCAAATTTGTGGCCTTTTGTTATTGCCAACTTTTTTTATTATGTAGTTttgttatatataaaaaaaagaagCAGATAAATCAGCTTTTCCATTAGTAGGACCAATGGACCTTTATGATGCATGTAATGTCGCTTTACTTGTTTTGTTCTAActcatttatttatatatatatgcatcACTAATTTCATTTCACAGGATTGTGTCTCAATTAAAATATACAACTCTTTTAAATCAATTATATGAGATCATATGCAATTCTGTCCGTATTTTCACAAAATGGATTGAAAACTTCGCAATCCGCGTAGTTTTGAACAAAAGAAGAATATTTTTGACATATTCccattaataaaaaatataaaatctgCGAATTAAATTCTGTGTTTTGGATGGATTAACAAAATACAGATATAGAAGCGGATGAAAATATATATAGGGGTGATTATCAAAGCACTAGTATAATATATCCATCGTTGTGATGTATACGGAAATTAGTTGAGCAATTGAGCAAAGTGTCGGCCACTAATCCATACCAATGGACATGAATTAATTGAAGGCCAACAAATTCCAGAATATCAATTCATTGGCATCGCATATTTGTTTCTTTTTAACTTACTTATTAAAGCACATCGTCAATTACAACCTAGTTCGGCAGTGCATGGCTAATCATGGAGTGAATCAAGGAATCGTTCGTTCATGTGCAATCAGCTCCGTCCATACGTGAGCTTCCGTTAATATTCTATATGCTGCGTTTCCACATATTTAAAGAAAATTGTTGTTATTTAACAAGGGATTGtttgaatttttaaattttaaaatgatgtaCATTGTATATAAGATACCGCTAATATATCCATGTTAATCTCCTCTAACTACTTGCTCTAACTATTTAGACTTTGTATTCTAAAGTACACGGGATCTACGTAAAATAAGTATTTCCCAATAATGACCGGATTATCCATGATCGTATATATTTTATTGTTCCAATGTTATGTTAAATAACCCGGACAACTACCACATATCAGAATGTCCACGACATGTCATGTACCCCAAAGGCCCACATACACGTGGCCTTGCACCTCAATCTACCATGCTAATTCCAGCCGGTTTTTTCGatcatttttaatataatatgACCAACGATCGGTCGATATAGTTGATCGGTATGAGAAGCGACCGAATTGGTTATTATCTTCGAGAATTTTTGTGGCTAAACCATAATAACCATCAATGAATATCGATAATTCTGAAAGGAGACTGTCAATTTTTTTATAGGTCGGTCATTTTGATCATTATTAGTCGATCGTTTTTTAAACTTCACACCcaatttttaacaaaaaaaaataatttttgaattgaGCACcagaatttttcaccaaaatttCTTATAGTGATGTGGGTGTCCGTGTTGGACATTTTAGTGTAAAAATTAAAACTGGTGGCTATTAATCATATAAGCAACCAGTGTGGACTTCAAGAATCACATGTTAGACTTTAGGGTGCGTAAATCTTGAAACCGGGAAATTGGATGCAACAGTTCACTGCACAAGCTAAAGTGGTGCTTCTGACCAAGTAACTGTTCATATATGATTTAGCCAATTAGGTAAGTAACTGTTTAATTAGGTAACTGAGATCGGAATTTTAAGACaatctcttcttcttcttttttaaaagaaaagaaaaattatcCATCCCCGTATA carries:
- the LOC141693839 gene encoding histone-lysine N-methyltransferase ATXR6, encoding MVNSPSITARRRTQAPLPARKSKAKKSEYDESVCDKCGSGDNAAELLLCDKCDKGFHLFCLRPILPCVPKGSWFCPDCAVHIQTKPKSISMTQTKIVDFFRIQRCSQLAEKLTPDCKKKRKRTTILRTSKKKRKLLPFSPSEDSSMRFKQMQSLAAALTATGADYSNELTYIPGMAPRSANCSALEREGMQVMSKEDTDTLDLCKSMMERGEWPPLMVVFDPIEGFTVEADKTIRDLTIITEYVGDVDYLKKREDDEGDSMMTLICAADSSKSLVICPDKRSNIARFVNGINNHTREGKKKQNVKCVRFDVNGEARVLLIATRDIHKGERLYYDYNGYEHEYPTQHFV